In Streptomyces sp. NBC_01381, a genomic segment contains:
- a CDS encoding PLP-dependent cysteine synthase family protein: MATLDVDRSDAEYRAWLKEAVRKVQADANRSADTHLLRFPLPEQWGIDLYLKDESTHPTGSLKHRLARSLFLYGLCNGWIRPGRPVIEASSGSTAVSEAYFAKLIGVPFIAVMPRTTSAEKCRLIEFHGGQCHFVDDSRTMYAESAALAVETGGHYMDQFTYAERATDWRGNNNIAESIYQQMRLERYPEPAWIVATAGTGGTSATIARYVHYMQHDTRLCVADPENSCFFDGWTHHDPDATSDCGSRIEGIGRPRMEPSFVPGAIDRMMKVPDAASVAAVRALEQAIGRKAGGSTGTGLWSSLKIVAEMVAAGRTGSVVTLICDPGDRYLDKYYSDAWLAEQGLDIAPYAAAIKSLLATGTWA; this comes from the coding sequence ATGGCCACGCTCGACGTCGACCGCAGCGACGCGGAGTACCGCGCCTGGCTCAAAGAAGCCGTGCGCAAGGTCCAGGCCGACGCCAACCGCTCGGCCGACACCCATCTGTTGCGCTTCCCGCTGCCGGAACAGTGGGGCATCGACCTGTACTTGAAGGACGAGTCGACCCACCCGACCGGCAGCCTCAAGCACCGCCTGGCCCGCTCCCTCTTCCTGTACGGCCTCTGCAACGGCTGGATCAGGCCAGGGCGCCCGGTCATCGAGGCGTCCAGCGGCTCGACGGCCGTCTCCGAGGCGTACTTCGCGAAGCTGATCGGGGTGCCCTTCATCGCGGTGATGCCGCGCACGACCAGCGCCGAGAAGTGCCGACTGATCGAATTCCACGGCGGCCAGTGCCACTTCGTGGACGACTCGCGCACGATGTACGCCGAGTCGGCCGCCCTCGCCGTCGAGACCGGCGGCCACTACATGGACCAGTTCACCTACGCCGAGCGGGCCACCGACTGGCGCGGCAACAACAACATCGCCGAGTCGATCTACCAGCAGATGAGGCTGGAGCGCTATCCGGAGCCCGCGTGGATCGTCGCCACGGCGGGCACCGGCGGCACCTCGGCGACCATCGCCCGCTACGTCCACTACATGCAGCACGACACCCGGCTGTGCGTCGCCGACCCCGAGAACTCCTGTTTCTTCGACGGCTGGACCCACCACGACCCGGACGCCACCAGCGACTGCGGCTCCCGCATCGAGGGCATCGGCAGGCCGCGCATGGAGCCGAGCTTCGTGCCCGGCGCGATCGACCGCATGATGAAGGTGCCGGACGCGGCGAGCGTCGCCGCCGTGCGCGCCCTGGAGCAGGCGATCGGCCGCAAGGCGGGCGGCTCGACCGGCACCGGCCTGTGGAGCTCCCTGAAGATCGTCGCCGAGATGGTGGCGGCGGGACGCACGGGCAGTGTCGTCACGCTCATCTGCGACCCGGGCGACCGCTATCTGGACAAGTACTACTCGGACGCGTGGCTGGCCGAACAGGGGCTGGACATCGCGCCGTACGCTGCCGCCATCAAGTCGCTGCTTGCTACTGGGACTTGGGCGTAG
- a CDS encoding SRPBCC family protein has translation MARRLRPVGLEFAESAPLRLVFAREVAAAPDAVYSALADDVTGWPEWFTAVTLCRPTDGGAGREVRLKGGTRFRETIVATEPAQRYAYRVDETNAPGLRALLEEWHLTPAGTGTRVQWTFAADGAAPFRFAMKLGRAGMGRAFRDAARALDRRLAAANA, from the coding sequence ATGGCACGCCGACTGAGGCCCGTGGGGCTCGAGTTCGCCGAGTCCGCACCGCTGCGTCTGGTCTTCGCCCGTGAGGTGGCCGCCGCCCCCGATGCGGTGTACAGCGCCCTCGCCGACGACGTGACGGGCTGGCCCGAGTGGTTCACCGCGGTCACCCTGTGCCGCCCCACCGACGGCGGGGCGGGCCGCGAGGTCCGGCTCAAGGGCGGCACGCGCTTCCGGGAGACGATCGTGGCGACCGAGCCTGCGCAGCGGTACGCCTACCGGGTCGACGAGACGAACGCACCGGGGCTGCGCGCCCTCCTGGAGGAGTGGCACCTCACCCCGGCAGGCACCGGCACCCGCGTGCAGTGGACCTTCGCCGCGGACGGCGCGGCTCCCTTCCGCTTCGCCATGAAGCTGGGCAGGGCGGGCATGGGCCGCGCCTTCCGCGACGCCGCGAGGGCCCTGGACCGACGCCTGGCGGCGGCGAACGCCTGA
- a CDS encoding DeoR/GlpR family DNA-binding transcription regulator, which translates to MSENQNLLAEQRRALILDEVRRRGGVRVNELTRKLGVSDMTVRRDLDALARQGVLEKVHGGAVPVAEASTHEPGFEAKSGLELTAKEDIARTAASLVAPGTAIALSGGTTTYALAHHLLDVPDLTVVTNSVRVADVFHSAQRTSGQRQGAATVVLTGGVRTPSDSLVGPVADQAIGALHFDVLFLGVHGISAEAGLSTPNLAEAETNRRLVQSARRVIVVADHTKWGTVGLSSFATLAQVDTLVTDAGLPAEARAEISEHLRRLVITGEAEEPEEGGGYAADI; encoded by the coding sequence GTGAGTGAGAATCAGAACCTCCTCGCGGAGCAGCGCCGCGCCCTGATCCTCGACGAGGTACGACGCCGGGGCGGGGTCCGGGTCAATGAACTGACGCGGAAGCTCGGCGTGTCGGACATGACGGTCCGCCGCGATCTCGACGCGCTGGCCCGCCAGGGCGTCCTGGAGAAGGTGCACGGCGGCGCGGTCCCGGTGGCCGAGGCGAGCACGCACGAGCCGGGGTTCGAGGCCAAGTCGGGCCTTGAGCTGACCGCCAAGGAGGACATCGCGCGCACCGCGGCGTCCCTGGTGGCCCCGGGCACGGCGATCGCGCTCTCCGGGGGCACGACGACGTACGCGCTGGCGCACCATCTCCTGGACGTGCCGGACCTGACGGTGGTGACGAACTCGGTGCGGGTCGCGGACGTCTTCCACTCCGCGCAGCGCACCTCGGGCCAGCGCCAGGGCGCGGCCACCGTGGTCCTCACGGGCGGCGTGCGCACCCCGTCGGACTCGCTGGTGGGTCCGGTCGCCGACCAGGCCATCGGGGCGCTGCACTTCGATGTGCTCTTCCTGGGTGTGCACGGCATATCGGCCGAGGCCGGTCTGTCCACGCCGAACCTCGCGGAGGCGGAGACCAACCGGCGTCTGGTGCAGTCGGCGCGGCGCGTCATCGTGGTCGCCGACCACACCAAGTGGGGCACGGTGGGCCTCAGTTCGTTCGCGACGCTGGCGCAGGTCGACACGCTGGTGACGGACGCCGGGCTGCCCGCGGAGGCGCGGGCGGAGATCTCCGAACATCTGCGGCGCCTGGTGATCACGGGCGAGGCCGAGGAGCCCGAGGAGGGCGGCGGGTACGCCGCAGACATCTGA
- a CDS encoding right-handed parallel beta-helix repeat-containing protein, translating to MAQGTVQVTHTGTSRWRRRTGEYASLAAALEAATDGDVLTVAPGTYRENLVVQRAVTLRGPENSPGSVRIAPSDGVPLTVRSSALVQDLHIEGQDSAAPALLIEDGAPELVDVRVVTRSASGIEVRGGARPTVRRCTVDNPGGIGIAVLDGGGGVFEECEVVSAGQSGIAVRGGAHPRLERCRVHHASGAGLSATGEHTGLEAIGCEVYEVKGAGVQITGRATAHLTDCDVHRTTSDGVTLDTDAVLTLADCRIHDIPENAIDLRSRSVLTLTRSTVRRFGRNGLSVWDPGTRVDANQCEIHDSTGDYPAVWVSDGATAVLESCRVHDVPDALFVLDRGSRADVVDSDLSQVRNTAVSVSDGATAQLDDCRIREAATGAWFRDHGSGGTLANCTIDGVQTGVIVTKGADPTIERCTVTSPAEAGFYVSAGARGSLYGCRVTDSGGYGFHVIDGCRTTLKKCRTERCGRGGFEFAEDGPLVEDCTSDESGGPRTAARDSAPAVQTATQSVGLLGAIPVQRTTEQEPEKSAVPEQSSRSSKAVLGELDALVGLDSVKREVRALTDMIEVGRRRQQAGLKAASVRRHLVFTGSPGTGKTTVARLYGEILASLGVLQSGHLVEVSRVDLVGEHIGSTAIRTQEAFDRARGGVLFIDEAYALSPEDSGRDFGREAIDTLVKLMEDHREAVVVIVAGYTAEMQRFLSVNPGVASRFSRTITFSDYAPEELLRIVEQQADEHEYRLDSGTGEALLKYFTALPKGPAFGNGRTARQTFEAMVERHAGRVAQFEEPSTDDLTLLYPEDLPELP from the coding sequence ATGGCACAGGGCACGGTCCAGGTGACGCACACCGGCACGTCGCGGTGGCGGCGCCGCACGGGCGAGTACGCATCGCTCGCCGCCGCCTTGGAGGCCGCGACCGACGGGGACGTCCTCACCGTCGCACCCGGCACCTACCGCGAGAACCTCGTCGTCCAGCGCGCGGTGACGCTGCGCGGCCCCGAGAACTCCCCGGGATCCGTCCGCATCGCACCCTCCGACGGCGTGCCGCTCACGGTCCGTTCGTCCGCCCTGGTGCAGGACCTGCACATCGAGGGCCAGGACTCGGCGGCGCCCGCGCTGCTGATCGAGGACGGAGCGCCTGAACTCGTCGACGTACGCGTGGTGACGCGCTCGGCCTCCGGGATAGAGGTGCGCGGCGGCGCGCGCCCGACGGTGCGCCGCTGCACGGTCGACAACCCCGGCGGCATCGGCATAGCCGTACTCGACGGCGGAGGCGGTGTCTTCGAGGAGTGCGAGGTCGTATCGGCCGGCCAGTCGGGCATCGCCGTGCGCGGCGGCGCGCACCCCCGTCTGGAGCGCTGCCGGGTGCATCACGCATCGGGCGCCGGTCTCTCGGCGACCGGCGAGCACACCGGACTTGAGGCGATCGGCTGCGAGGTGTACGAGGTCAAGGGCGCCGGCGTGCAGATCACCGGTCGGGCCACGGCGCACCTCACGGACTGCGATGTGCACCGCACGACATCGGACGGCGTCACGCTCGACACGGACGCCGTCCTGACGCTCGCCGACTGCCGGATCCACGACATCCCCGAGAACGCGATCGATCTGCGCTCCCGCTCGGTGCTGACCCTGACGCGGTCCACGGTGCGGCGGTTCGGGCGCAACGGCCTTTCGGTGTGGGACCCGGGCACGCGCGTGGACGCCAACCAGTGCGAGATCCACGACAGTACGGGCGACTATCCGGCGGTCTGGGTCAGTGACGGCGCGACCGCCGTCCTGGAGTCCTGCCGGGTGCACGACGTGCCGGACGCGCTGTTCGTCCTGGACCGCGGTTCGCGCGCCGACGTCGTCGACAGCGATCTCTCCCAAGTGCGCAACACGGCCGTGTCGGTGAGCGACGGCGCCACCGCGCAGCTGGACGACTGCCGCATCCGCGAGGCCGCAACCGGCGCGTGGTTCCGCGACCACGGCAGCGGCGGCACGCTGGCCAACTGCACCATCGACGGTGTCCAGACGGGCGTCATCGTCACCAAGGGCGCCGACCCCACCATCGAGCGCTGCACGGTCACTTCGCCCGCCGAGGCCGGCTTCTACGTGTCGGCGGGCGCCCGCGGCAGCCTCTACGGCTGCCGGGTCACCGACAGCGGCGGCTACGGCTTCCATGTGATCGACGGCTGCCGTACGACACTGAAGAAGTGCCGTACGGAGCGGTGCGGACGCGGCGGCTTCGAATTCGCCGAGGACGGGCCGCTCGTCGAGGACTGCACCAGCGACGAGAGCGGCGGCCCGCGGACCGCCGCGCGGGATTCCGCGCCGGCCGTCCAGACGGCCACGCAGTCGGTGGGTCTGCTCGGCGCGATCCCCGTACAGCGCACCACGGAGCAGGAGCCCGAGAAGAGCGCCGTCCCCGAGCAGTCGTCCCGCAGCTCCAAGGCCGTGCTCGGTGAACTGGACGCGCTGGTGGGCCTGGACAGCGTCAAGCGCGAGGTGCGCGCCCTCACGGACATGATCGAGGTCGGGCGGCGCAGGCAGCAGGCGGGGCTCAAGGCCGCGTCCGTCCGCCGACACCTGGTCTTCACCGGCTCGCCCGGCACCGGCAAGACGACGGTGGCGCGGCTGTACGGCGAGATCCTGGCCTCGCTCGGCGTCCTGCAGAGCGGGCATCTCGTCGAGGTGTCGCGCGTCGACCTGGTCGGTGAGCACATCGGCTCGACGGCGATCCGCACCCAGGAGGCCTTCGACCGGGCGCGCGGGGGCGTGCTGTTCATCGACGAGGCGTACGCGCTCTCGCCGGAGGACTCCGGGCGCGACTTCGGCCGCGAGGCCATCGACACGCTCGTGAAGCTGATGGAGGACCACCGGGAGGCGGTGGTGGTGATCGTCGCGGGCTACACGGCGGAGATGCAGCGTTTCCTTTCCGTCAACCCCGGTGTGGCGTCCCGCTTCTCACGGACCATCACCTTCAGCGACTACGCCCCCGAGGAACTCCTTCGGATCGTCGAGCAGCAGGCCGACGAGCACGAGTACCGCCTCGACTCGGGCACCGGCGAGGCCCTCCTGAAGTACTTCACCGCCCTCCCCAAGGGCCCCGCCTTCGGCAACGGTCGCACCGCGCGCCAGACGTTCGAGGCGATGGTGGAGCGGCACGCGGGGCGCGTCGCCCAGTTCGAGGAGCCGAGCACGGACGACCTCACCCTGCTGTATCCGGAGGATCTGCCGGAGCTGCCGTGA
- a CDS encoding MOSC domain-containing protein, with the protein MSNPALHSIHFYPLKAVGGHAPREAVVEPWGLAGDRRWVLVDSAGRIVTQRPHPRLALAAAELRPGGGIRMSAPGQEPLTVAVPPAGATVTVEIWGDKVEGVPADAAAHAWFSAYLDVDVRLVHLDDPATRRPIDPEYAKDGETVTFADGYPLLLTTLSSLDALNSLIAQGDHSDEGPLPMNRFRPNVVVDGTAPWAEDEWSRVAIGDVTFRVAKKCGRCVVTTTDQRTSERGKEPLRTLAKHRRFGDQLVFGQNLVPECTGTVRIGDPFTVLG; encoded by the coding sequence ATGTCGAATCCAGCGCTGCACTCGATCCACTTCTACCCGCTCAAGGCGGTCGGGGGACACGCTCCGCGTGAGGCCGTCGTCGAGCCCTGGGGGCTCGCGGGTGACCGGCGGTGGGTCCTGGTGGACAGCGCCGGACGGATCGTCACGCAACGGCCGCATCCGCGCCTGGCGTTGGCCGCCGCCGAGCTCCGGCCCGGCGGCGGCATACGCATGTCCGCGCCCGGCCAGGAGCCGTTGACGGTCGCCGTGCCGCCGGCCGGCGCGACCGTCACGGTGGAGATCTGGGGCGACAAGGTCGAGGGAGTTCCCGCCGACGCGGCGGCGCACGCCTGGTTCAGCGCCTATCTGGACGTGGACGTGCGGCTCGTCCATCTCGACGACCCCGCGACGCGGCGCCCCATCGATCCGGAGTACGCCAAGGACGGCGAGACCGTCACGTTCGCCGACGGCTATCCGCTGCTCCTGACCACGCTCTCCTCGCTCGACGCCCTGAACTCGCTGATCGCCCAGGGCGATCACTCCGACGAGGGGCCGCTTCCCATGAACCGCTTCCGGCCGAATGTGGTCGTGGACGGGACCGCCCCCTGGGCGGAGGACGAATGGTCGCGCGTCGCGATCGGCGATGTCACCTTCCGGGTCGCCAAGAAGTGCGGGCGCTGCGTCGTGACCACCACCGACCAGCGGACCTCGGAGCGCGGCAAGGAGCCGCTGCGCACCCTCGCCAAGCACCGCCGCTTCGGCGACCAGCTGGTATTCGGACAGAATCTGGTGCCCGAGTGCACCGGCACCGTCCGGATCGGCGACCCTTTCACGGTCCTAGGGTGA
- a CDS encoding DUF6643 family protein has product MTSPRSTYGGGYYSAPSFPDTPIYDSLVAERGTPQIAPIRVSPAYDTGSHLPALPAAPLPALPAAPSHHNPAYGYAAAPQPAPLQQAPAPYIPQQPSAPRGYPGPQQYQRPPAGTGYEAMRPAAPRPAPATYEDPYNRPYRGY; this is encoded by the coding sequence ATGACCTCCCCCCGCTCCACCTATGGCGGCGGTTACTACTCCGCGCCGTCCTTCCCGGACACTCCGATCTACGACTCGCTTGTCGCCGAGCGGGGCACTCCGCAGATCGCCCCGATCCGGGTTTCCCCTGCGTACGACACGGGCAGTCACCTGCCCGCGCTGCCGGCCGCCCCGCTGCCCGCGCTGCCGGCCGCCCCTTCCCATCACAACCCCGCGTACGGCTACGCGGCGGCCCCGCAGCCCGCTCCGCTGCAGCAGGCCCCCGCCCCGTACATCCCGCAGCAGCCTTCGGCGCCGCGCGGCTACCCGGGACCCCAGCAATACCAGCGCCCCCCGGCCGGGACGGGCTACGAGGCGATGCGCCCGGCGGCGCCCCGCCCCGCGCCCGCGACGTACGAGGATCCGTACAACCGCCCCTACCGCGGCTACTGA
- a CDS encoding TerD family protein: MGADMTMPKGSNVPVPAPAVRIELGWSSGPGVPDADASALLLASSGKVRSDDDFIFYNQAVHSSGAVRHEGKKTEGGRVTDALAVDLARVEPAIETVVLAASTDGGTFGQVPGLFIRVVDAANGVEIARYDSEDATVETAFVLGELYRRQGAWKFRAVGQGYGSGLEGLATDYGISVDEPQQAAPPVAAPAPVQPPAAPAAPVQAPPPPAQAPAAPAAQPVRLSKVTLTKEAPSVSLKKQGGTSGAMRVNLNWEVRKQFKGWGAKLGRAVAMHADLDLDLCALYELADGRKGVVQALGNAFGALDQPPYLLLDGDDRTGAVATGENLTVNLDHINDFKRIVIFVTIYEGARSFADLNATVTLQPQHGASIDFSLDECTVPSTVCALALITNNNGDLFVKREARYLVPERGVSPQRTIDYAYGWGMNWTPGRK, translated from the coding sequence ATGGGGGCGGACATGACAATGCCAAAAGGATCGAATGTTCCGGTGCCGGCACCTGCCGTGCGGATCGAGTTGGGGTGGTCCTCGGGGCCGGGGGTGCCGGACGCCGACGCGTCGGCGCTGTTGCTGGCCTCTTCGGGAAAGGTCCGCTCGGACGACGACTTCATCTTTTACAACCAGGCGGTCCACTCCTCCGGGGCGGTGCGCCACGAGGGCAAGAAGACCGAGGGCGGCCGGGTGACCGACGCGCTCGCCGTCGACCTCGCGCGCGTGGAGCCCGCGATCGAGACCGTGGTGCTCGCCGCTTCGACGGACGGCGGAACGTTCGGGCAGGTCCCCGGACTCTTCATCCGCGTCGTCGACGCGGCGAACGGCGTCGAGATCGCGCGCTACGACAGCGAGGACGCGACCGTCGAGACGGCGTTCGTCCTCGGCGAGCTCTACCGCCGCCAGGGCGCGTGGAAGTTCCGCGCCGTCGGACAGGGTTACGGCAGCGGCCTCGAGGGCCTCGCCACGGACTACGGCATCTCGGTGGACGAGCCCCAGCAGGCGGCCCCGCCCGTCGCCGCCCCGGCCCCGGTGCAGCCTCCCGCGGCCCCCGCCGCTCCGGTCCAGGCCCCGCCGCCGCCCGCCCAGGCGCCCGCCGCGCCCGCTGCCCAGCCCGTACGCCTGTCGAAGGTCACGCTCACCAAGGAGGCGCCGTCCGTCTCGCTGAAGAAGCAGGGCGGCACATCCGGCGCGATGCGCGTGAACCTCAACTGGGAGGTGCGCAAGCAGTTCAAGGGCTGGGGCGCCAAGCTCGGCCGGGCCGTGGCGATGCACGCCGACCTCGACCTGGACCTGTGCGCCCTGTACGAACTGGCCGACGGCCGCAAGGGAGTCGTCCAGGCGCTCGGCAACGCCTTCGGGGCGCTGGACCAGCCCCCGTACCTGCTGCTCGACGGCGACGACCGCACCGGAGCGGTCGCCACCGGTGAGAACCTCACCGTCAACCTCGACCACATCAACGACTTCAAGCGCATCGTCATCTTCGTGACGATCTACGAAGGCGCGCGCAGCTTCGCCGACCTGAACGCCACCGTGACGCTGCAGCCGCAGCACGGCGCCTCCATCGACTTCTCGCTCGACGAGTGCACGGTGCCCTCCACGGTGTGCGCGCTCGCGCTGATCACGAACAACAACGGCGACCTCTTCGTGAAGCGAGAGGCCCGCTACCTGGTCCCCGAGCGCGGCGTGAGCCCCCAGCGCACCATCGACTACGCCTACGGGTGGGGCATGAACTGGACGCCCGGCAGGAAGTGA
- a CDS encoding glycosyltransferase, producing the protein MSAVVWTAAGSLAAWLWLLLGQGFFWRTDLRLPPRRDPDAWPSVCVVVPARDEAEVLPESLPSLLAQDYPGRAEVFLVDDGSSDGTGELARALADRHGGLPLTVGSPGEPPPGWTGKLWAVRHGIALARARASRYLLLTDADIAHEPDSLRQLVAAAESGGFDLVSQMARLRVVSVWERLVVPAFVYFFAQLYPFRWIARKGSRTAAAAGGCVLLSSAAAERAGIPDSIRHAVIDDVSLARAVKRTGGHIWLGLAERVDSVRPYPRLGDLWRMVSRSAYAQLRHNPLVLLGTVLGLALVYLVPPVALLAGLAAGNAATAVPGGLAWLLMTATYLPMLRYYRQPPWLAPLLPFTAFLYLLMTVDSAVQHYRGRGAAWKGRTYARPDPTPEQR; encoded by the coding sequence ATGAGCGCCGTTGTGTGGACCGCCGCCGGATCGCTTGCCGCTTGGCTGTGGCTGCTGTTGGGGCAGGGCTTCTTCTGGCGTACGGACCTTCGGCTGCCGCCACGTCGCGACCCGGACGCCTGGCCGTCGGTCTGCGTCGTCGTCCCCGCACGCGACGAGGCCGAGGTACTGCCCGAGAGCCTGCCCTCGCTCCTGGCCCAGGACTATCCGGGGCGGGCCGAGGTCTTCCTTGTCGACGACGGGAGTTCGGACGGCACCGGCGAGCTCGCCCGCGCGCTCGCGGACCGGCACGGCGGCCTGCCGCTGACCGTCGGCTCGCCCGGTGAGCCGCCGCCCGGCTGGACGGGCAAGCTCTGGGCCGTACGTCATGGAATCGCCCTGGCACGCGCGCGTGCATCCCGTTATCTGCTGCTCACCGACGCGGACATCGCCCATGAGCCGGACAGCCTGCGGCAGTTGGTGGCGGCGGCGGAGTCGGGCGGCTTCGACCTCGTGTCGCAGATGGCGCGGCTGCGGGTCGTGAGCGTGTGGGAGCGGCTCGTCGTCCCGGCCTTCGTGTACTTCTTCGCGCAGCTGTACCCCTTCCGCTGGATCGCGCGGAAGGGCTCGCGCACGGCCGCCGCGGCGGGCGGGTGCGTCCTGTTGAGCTCGGCGGCCGCCGAGCGCGCGGGGATTCCCGACTCCATCCGGCATGCGGTGATCGACGATGTGTCGCTGGCGCGGGCGGTGAAGCGCACGGGCGGCCACATCTGGCTGGGGCTCGCGGAGCGCGTCGACAGCGTGCGGCCCTATCCCCGGCTCGGGGACCTGTGGCGGATGGTCTCGCGCAGCGCCTATGCCCAATTGCGGCACAACCCGCTGGTGCTGCTCGGCACGGTCCTCGGGCTCGCCCTGGTCTATCTGGTGCCGCCCGTCGCGCTGTTGGCCGGCCTGGCGGCCGGGAACGCGGCCACGGCCGTGCCCGGCGGGCTCGCCTGGCTCCTGATGACGGCCACGTACCTCCCGATGCTGCGCTACTACCGGCAGCCGCCGTGGCTGGCTCCCCTGCTGCCGTTCACCGCCTTCCTCTACCTCCTGATGACGGTCGACTCGGCGGTGCAGCACTACAGGGGGCGCGGTGCGGCGTGGAAGGGGCGGACGTACGCCCGCCCCGATCCCACTCCGGAACAGCGCTGA
- a CDS encoding glutamate racemase — translation MKIALMDSGIGLLAAAAAVRRLRPDADLVLSSDPDGLPWGPRTTEDIVQRSLAVAEAAAEHQPDALIVACNTSTVHALPALRARFEPGLPVIGTVPAIKPATASGGSVAIWATPATTGSPYQRGLIEEFAGGARVTEVPCPGLADAVQYADEAAIDRAIAAAAALTPRDVSTVVLGCTHYELVAERIRAAVQQPQLPPLVLHGSAGAVAGQALRRIGMLPGPGTGTDGGLTVILSGRVAELPAAARTYAEGRLLAAVSQTS, via the coding sequence GTGAAGATCGCGCTCATGGACTCCGGTATCGGACTGCTCGCCGCCGCGGCCGCGGTACGTCGCCTGCGGCCGGACGCCGATCTCGTCCTCTCGTCGGACCCCGACGGACTTCCCTGGGGGCCGCGCACCACCGAGGACATCGTCCAGCGCTCGCTCGCGGTCGCCGAAGCCGCCGCCGAGCACCAACCTGACGCACTGATCGTGGCGTGCAACACCTCCACCGTGCACGCCCTGCCCGCCCTGCGGGCCCGGTTCGAACCCGGCCTGCCCGTCATCGGGACCGTGCCGGCGATCAAGCCCGCGACGGCGAGCGGTGGTTCGGTCGCCATCTGGGCCACGCCCGCCACCACGGGAAGCCCCTACCAGCGTGGCCTCATCGAGGAGTTCGCGGGCGGCGCCCGCGTCACCGAGGTCCCCTGCCCCGGCCTCGCGGACGCCGTGCAGTACGCGGACGAGGCGGCCATCGACCGGGCGATCGCTGCCGCGGCAGCCCTCACTCCGCGGGATGTAAGCACCGTCGTCCTGGGCTGCACCCATTACGAGCTGGTTGCGGAGCGTATCCGTGCGGCCGTGCAGCAGCCGCAGCTGCCGCCCCTGGTCCTGCACGGCTCCGCCGGAGCGGTCGCCGGCCAGGCGCTGCGCAGGATCGGAATGCTTCCCGGCCCGGGCACCGGTACGGACGGTGGTCTGACCGTGATCCTGAGTGGCCGTGTCGCCGAGCTGCCCGCCGCCGCCCGCACCTATGCGGAAGGCCGGCTGCTCGCGGCGGTCAGCCAGACGAGCTGA
- a CDS encoding O-antigen ligase, giving the protein MAATAGPPGAYERRSASDATGIALLGVCAAWTLITAGVHGGQPEGVLLAVLAVAAGYAGGRICGTLLPVAAPCAGALAGIGLAAAAPRLSPGPVSTAPLGHTGATAALLILASGAACCAAWAARKPALRLVLRLLAAGTVVAAAALGSMAGVAACTGILLCSLAAALMRRRALGLLGLALATVVVTGLTWAIADDVLPDGLSASLEGQLDGHRVQLWQDALDLAGREPALGVGPGRFGDASPTVAENLLSDGKPHSAPLQQAAEQGFAGVALLAAVFCWLLYALYRSPRSTQVVLSAGAALTALAAVASVGNALSVTAVTTGAGYLAGIATARPLSDELSQVRPPGSPPWAAGPG; this is encoded by the coding sequence ATGGCCGCGACGGCCGGTCCACCAGGGGCGTACGAGCGACGCAGCGCGTCCGACGCGACGGGCATCGCCCTGCTCGGTGTCTGCGCCGCCTGGACCTTGATCACCGCGGGTGTGCACGGCGGCCAGCCGGAGGGCGTTCTGCTCGCGGTCCTCGCCGTGGCCGCGGGATACGCGGGCGGCCGGATCTGCGGGACGCTGCTGCCGGTGGCCGCGCCCTGTGCCGGGGCGCTGGCCGGAATCGGCCTGGCGGCCGCCGCACCGCGGCTCTCGCCGGGGCCCGTGAGCACGGCGCCGCTCGGCCACACCGGCGCCACCGCCGCGCTCCTGATCCTGGCATCGGGCGCGGCCTGCTGCGCCGCCTGGGCGGCCCGGAAGCCTGCGCTGCGCCTCGTGCTGCGGCTGCTGGCCGCGGGCACGGTGGTCGCCGCCGCGGCGCTCGGCTCGATGGCCGGGGTCGCCGCCTGCACAGGGATCCTGCTCTGCTCGCTGGCGGCAGCCCTGATGCGGCGCCGGGCCCTCGGTCTGCTCGGCCTGGCCCTGGCCACCGTGGTGGTCACCGGCCTGACCTGGGCGATCGCGGACGACGTACTCCCTGACGGGCTCTCCGCATCCCTGGAGGGCCAGCTCGACGGGCACCGCGTACAGCTGTGGCAGGACGCCCTCGACCTGGCGGGCCGGGAGCCGGCGCTCGGCGTGGGCCCGGGACGGTTCGGGGACGCCAGCCCGACCGTGGCCGAGAATCTCCTCTCGGACGGCAAGCCGCACTCGGCGCCGCTGCAGCAGGCGGCCGAGCAGGGTTTCGCGGGCGTGGCCCTGCTGGCGGCGGTGTTCTGCTGGCTTCTGTACGCGCTGTACCGCTCGCCACGCTCGACCCAGGTCGTCCTTTCGGCGGGGGCGGCCCTGACGGCGCTCGCCGCCGTGGCCTCGGTCGGCAACGCGCTGAGCGTCACGGCGGTGACCACGGGTGCGGGCTATCTGGCGGGCATCGCGACCGCGCGGCCGCTGAGCGACGAACTGTCGCAGGTCAGGCCGCCGGGCTCCCCGCCATGGGCAGCCGGTCCCGGATGA